The Lysobacter panacisoli genome includes a window with the following:
- a CDS encoding tRNA (cytidine(34)-2'-O)-methyltransferase yields MLDVILFQPEIPPNTGNVIRLCANTGARLHLVRPLGFTLEDRQLKRAGLDYHEYASLQVHDDLAAALVAIERANGATPRVFALSTRSTVRFDMPRYAPGDVFLFGPETRGLPTDVLESVPAAQRLRLPMRPDNRSLNLSNAVAVVVFEAWRQMGYAGSAN; encoded by the coding sequence ATGCTCGACGTCATCCTGTTCCAGCCGGAAATCCCGCCCAACACCGGCAACGTGATCCGCCTGTGCGCCAACACCGGGGCGCGCCTGCACTTGGTGCGACCGCTGGGCTTCACGCTGGAGGACCGCCAGCTCAAGCGCGCCGGCCTGGACTATCACGAGTACGCATCGCTGCAGGTGCACGACGATCTCGCCGCCGCGCTGGTGGCGATCGAGCGTGCGAATGGCGCGACGCCGCGCGTGTTCGCCTTGAGCACGCGAAGCACGGTGCGTTTCGACATGCCGCGTTATGCACCGGGCGACGTGTTCCTCTTCGGCCCGGAGACGCGCGGGCTGCCGACGGATGTGCTCGAAAGCGTTCCCGCCGCGCAGCGCCTGCGCCTGCCGATGCGTCCGGACAATCGCAGCCTCAATCTGTCCAACGCGGTGGCGGTGGTGGTGTTCGAGGCGTGGCGGCAGATGGGATACGCGGGCAGCGCAAACTGA
- a CDS encoding SDR family oxidoreductase gives MPSAKRPPRRSLVTGANRGLGLEFVRQLLAHGDHVVATCRHPARANALNRLVGEHPGRLHVLPLDLADPKSHAELARELPLVIDGIDLLINNAGVLHSGERFGDVPPAQLDETLRTNASGPFLLTQTLAPLLVDGGKVANLSSVLGSIASTDGFHTPSYAISKAAQNMATVLLASALRERRIAVVALHPGWVQTDMGGSGAQISAETSVRGLLKAIDGASIDDSGRFIDWQGKALPW, from the coding sequence ATGCCCTCCGCCAAGCGCCCCCCGCGACGCAGCCTGGTCACCGGCGCCAACCGCGGCCTCGGACTGGAGTTCGTCCGCCAGCTGCTCGCCCACGGCGACCATGTGGTCGCCACCTGCCGGCATCCGGCCCGCGCGAACGCATTGAACCGGCTCGTCGGCGAACATCCCGGGCGACTGCACGTGCTTCCGCTCGATCTCGCCGATCCGAAGTCCCACGCCGAACTCGCGCGCGAGTTGCCGCTGGTGATCGACGGCATCGACCTGCTCATCAACAACGCCGGCGTACTGCATTCCGGCGAGCGTTTCGGCGACGTGCCGCCGGCACAGCTCGACGAAACGCTGCGCACCAACGCAAGCGGGCCGTTCCTGCTCACGCAGACGCTGGCGCCGCTGCTGGTAGACGGTGGCAAGGTCGCGAACCTGTCGTCGGTCCTCGGCTCCATCGCCTCCACCGACGGCTTCCATACACCCAGTTACGCGATCTCGAAGGCGGCGCAGAACATGGCGACGGTGCTGCTCGCCAGCGCGCTGCGCGAGCGCCGCATCGCAGTCGTCGCGCTGCATCCGGGCTGGGTGCAGACCGACATGGGCGGCAGCGGTGCGCAGATTTCCGCGGAGACGTCGGTACGCGGACTGCTCAAGGCGATCGACGGCGCGTCCATCGACGACAGTGGTCGTTTCATCGACTGGCAGGGCAAGGCGCTGCCGTGGTGA
- a CDS encoding YadA family autotransporter adhesin: MGANSDATGVGAVAIGNSAKASKGIAVGDGAQAAQGAVVLGAAAQATAIGGSAIGNQSTASGIVGTALGVAAQANDDYSVALGSYSVSAAPVATSSAIIAGRTYNFAGATPTATVSVGGGVQAPYRTITNVAAGRIDASSTDAVNGSELFATNTQVGINTAATNGLAGVLGTTVNPATGAVNAPTYALANAGAISGMPGAATNVVNGFAKVDAALGAMKTSIVNGTVGLVQQDPTTRDITVAKATDGTKVNFAGTAGDRVLTGVADGAISSTSNEAINGSQLYATNQTAIGLATALGGGAVADPVTGTVAAPSYALTNADAITNDTTGAATDVGAGFGKVNAALGTMNTSIANIANGTMGLVQQDATSRLITVAKDTDGTQVSFAGTAGDRVLAGVAAGTADTDAVNVSQLRQIKAQAAGAGERSVKYKWNDTNNDGVIDPGEVDYSVAMLEGAQSTDGGVTDGTSITNLHRGAVSALSTDAINGSQLYGTANSIATHLGGGAAVQTDGTVSAPAYTLANASGGTTTYNNVGDALGNLDQRTTGNTTQINNLDGRVTNIEGDVTDIRNDITNIDGRVTNVEGDVTNLDNRVTNVEGDVTNLTTQINNGGVGLVKQSTPDGVVTVAGSTGGNEVSVAGTGGPRRISGVAPGTQDTDAVNLGQIRQTAAQTLGEANAYTDRRVDDWGYAMDHRIDAVNRQANRGIAAASALVNVTPYVPGHTVLNAGVATYRGEGALGVGVSRWTKDGRVNFNAGVSAAQNDEPIYRVGIGVIF, encoded by the coding sequence ATGGGCGCGAACTCCGACGCTACCGGCGTGGGTGCGGTGGCGATCGGCAACAGCGCCAAGGCCAGCAAGGGCATCGCCGTGGGCGACGGTGCACAGGCTGCGCAGGGTGCCGTCGTACTCGGTGCTGCAGCGCAGGCAACGGCCATCGGCGGCTCGGCGATCGGCAACCAGTCCACTGCTTCAGGTATCGTCGGCACGGCGCTGGGTGTGGCTGCACAGGCGAACGATGATTACAGCGTCGCCCTCGGTTCGTACTCGGTAAGCGCGGCTCCCGTCGCCACGTCCAGTGCGATCATTGCCGGCCGTACTTACAACTTCGCAGGCGCTACTCCGACCGCAACGGTCAGCGTAGGCGGTGGCGTTCAGGCGCCGTATCGCACCATCACCAACGTCGCCGCCGGTCGCATCGATGCCAGCAGCACCGACGCCGTGAACGGTTCGGAGCTGTTCGCGACCAACACGCAGGTCGGCATCAACACCGCGGCCACCAACGGCCTGGCGGGCGTCCTCGGCACGACCGTCAACCCGGCCACCGGCGCCGTCAATGCGCCGACCTACGCGCTGGCAAATGCCGGCGCGATCAGCGGCATGCCGGGTGCGGCGACCAACGTCGTTAACGGCTTCGCCAAGGTCGACGCGGCGCTGGGTGCGATGAAGACTTCAATCGTCAACGGCACGGTTGGCCTCGTCCAGCAGGATCCGACGACCCGCGACATCACCGTCGCCAAGGCCACTGATGGCACGAAGGTGAACTTCGCAGGCACCGCGGGCGACCGCGTGTTGACGGGCGTGGCCGACGGCGCCATCTCGTCCACCAGCAACGAGGCCATCAACGGTTCGCAGCTGTATGCGACGAACCAGACCGCTATTGGCCTGGCGACCGCTCTGGGTGGCGGCGCGGTGGCCGATCCGGTCACCGGCACCGTTGCTGCGCCGAGCTACGCGCTGACCAACGCCGACGCGATCACCAATGACACCACCGGTGCAGCGACGGACGTAGGCGCGGGCTTCGGCAAGGTCAACGCGGCACTGGGTACGATGAATACGTCCATCGCCAACATCGCCAACGGTACGATGGGCCTGGTCCAGCAGGATGCGACCTCGCGCCTCATCACCGTCGCCAAGGACACCGACGGGACGCAGGTCAGCTTCGCCGGTACGGCGGGCGATCGCGTGCTGGCCGGCGTGGCCGCGGGCACCGCGGATACCGATGCGGTCAACGTATCGCAGCTGAGGCAGATCAAGGCCCAGGCTGCCGGTGCCGGTGAGCGTTCCGTCAAGTACAAGTGGAACGACACCAACAACGACGGCGTGATCGATCCGGGCGAGGTGGACTACAGCGTCGCCATGCTGGAAGGCGCGCAGTCCACGGACGGTGGCGTCACCGATGGCACCTCGATCACCAACCTGCACCGCGGTGCGGTCAGCGCCCTGAGCACCGACGCCATCAACGGCAGCCAGCTGTATGGCACGGCCAACAGCATCGCCACCCATCTGGGCGGCGGCGCGGCGGTGCAGACGGACGGCACGGTGTCGGCTCCGGCCTACACGCTGGCCAATGCGTCCGGCGGCACCACCACGTACAACAACGTCGGTGACGCCCTGGGCAACCTCGATCAGCGCACGACTGGCAACACCACCCAGATCAACAACCTGGACGGTCGCGTCACGAACATCGAAGGCGATGTCACCGACATCAGGAACGACATCACCAACATCGACGGTCGCGTGACCAACGTGGAAGGCGATGTCACCAACCTCGACAACCGTGTGACCAACGTGGAGGGCGATGTCACCAACCTGACCACGCAGATCAACAACGGTGGCGTCGGCCTCGTGAAGCAGTCCACCCCGGACGGCGTCGTCACCGTTGCGGGCAGCACGGGCGGCAACGAGGTCAGCGTGGCCGGCACCGGCGGTCCGCGTCGCATCAGCGGCGTGGCGCCTGGCACGCAGGACACCGACGCGGTGAACCTGGGCCAGATCCGCCAGACGGCGGCGCAGACGCTCGGCGAAGCCAACGCCTACACCGATCGTCGCGTCGACGACTGGGGCTATGCGATGGACCACCGCATCGATGCCGTCAACCGCCAGGCGAACCGCGGTATCGCGGCGGCTTCCGCCCTGGTCAACGTGACGCCGTACGTGCCCGGCCATACCGTGCTCAATGCGGGCGTGGCGACCTACCGTGGCGAAGGCGCACTGGGCGTCGGCGTCTCGCGCTGGACGAAGGACGGTCGCGTGAACTTCAACGCGGGTGTCTCGGCGGCGCAGAACGACGAGCCGATCTACCGCGTCGGCATCGGCGTGATCTTCTGA